From the genome of Brevibacterium sp. JSBI002, one region includes:
- a CDS encoding sarcosine oxidase subunit gamma encodes MADTTYSTRSTAQSPSTAETQAAHAGTGSSGLDDLRVSPAAHLAGLMSEASAAGGRSVGLRELPFTVQIGLRAQPDSASWKSLEDTFALNLPRSVGEVTGDPAAQHVLWLSPDEFLAVDVSRCQQPGETIVAEAGLEGLPGQVVDLSANRTILELTGEKAREVLEKSCRADLHPRAFGIGSAIVTALGPVPVILHHSGEDTYRIYPRASFADFTVRWLLDGMAEFLTDGQTPGSEAEGAG; translated from the coding sequence ATGGCTGACACCACCTACTCCACCCGTTCGACGGCACAGTCCCCCTCGACCGCTGAGACGCAGGCCGCCCACGCGGGCACCGGATCGAGCGGACTCGATGACCTGCGGGTCTCACCGGCCGCGCACCTGGCCGGGCTGATGTCCGAGGCGAGTGCCGCCGGCGGCCGCAGCGTCGGCCTGCGCGAACTGCCCTTCACGGTGCAGATCGGCCTGCGGGCACAGCCGGACTCCGCGTCGTGGAAGTCACTCGAAGACACGTTCGCTCTCAATCTGCCGCGCAGCGTCGGCGAAGTCACCGGTGATCCGGCGGCCCAGCACGTGCTGTGGCTGAGCCCCGACGAATTCCTCGCCGTCGACGTCTCCCGCTGCCAGCAGCCAGGAGAGACGATCGTCGCCGAGGCGGGACTCGAGGGACTGCCCGGACAGGTCGTCGATCTCTCGGCCAACCGGACGATCCTCGAACTGACAGGGGAGAAGGCCCGCGAAGTGCTCGAGAAGAGCTGCCGCGCCGATCTCCACCCCCGCGCCTTCGGCATCGGGTCCGCAATCGTCACCGCTCTGGGTCCCGTGCCGGTCATCCTCCACCACAGTGGTGAGGACACCTACCGCATCTATCCGCGGGCGAGCTTCGCGGATTTCACGGTCCGTTGGCTCCTCGATGGAATGGCGGAGTTCCTCACCGACGGGCAGACGCCCGGATCTGAAGCCGAGGGAGCCGGCTGA
- the glyA gene encoding serine hydroxymethyltransferase, producing MTEQLANPAAAGTASAPAGASAGTFPSREPVELSTSIAELDPQIAGFIDAELARQREGLEMIASENHTASAVMEAQGSVLTNKYAEGYPGRRYYGGCEHVDEIERIAIDRVKALFGAAYANVQPHSGAQANASVMHALIRPGDTVLGLNLAHGGHLTHGMKINFSGRLYSIVPYGLDAETGRVDMAEVERLAHEHQPKLIVAGWSAYTRQLDFAEFRRIADSVGAYLMVDMAHFAGLVAAGLHPSPVPHAHVVSSTTHKTLGGPRGGIILTNDADIAKKINSAVFPGQQGGPLEHVIAGKAVAFGLAATDTFVDKQKRTLAGASELARRLTEDDVAERGISVLTGGTDVHLVLVDLRNSTLDGAQAEDLLAQIGITVNRNAVPDDPRPPMVTSGLRIGTPALASRGFGSEAFAEAADIIAQALKAGTDENGASPETIAELGERVTRLANDHPLYPTLTEIGAR from the coding sequence ATGACAGAGCAACTCGCCAATCCCGCCGCAGCCGGCACGGCCAGTGCCCCGGCAGGCGCTTCAGCTGGGACCTTCCCCAGCCGCGAACCCGTCGAACTGAGCACCTCGATCGCTGAACTGGATCCGCAGATCGCCGGATTCATCGACGCCGAACTGGCCCGGCAGCGCGAGGGCCTGGAGATGATCGCCTCGGAGAACCACACCGCCTCGGCCGTCATGGAAGCTCAAGGGTCGGTACTCACGAACAAGTACGCCGAGGGCTACCCGGGCCGCCGCTACTACGGCGGCTGCGAACACGTCGACGAGATCGAACGCATCGCCATCGACCGCGTCAAGGCACTCTTCGGAGCCGCGTATGCGAACGTCCAGCCGCACTCCGGCGCCCAGGCCAACGCCTCGGTCATGCACGCACTCATCCGTCCCGGCGACACCGTCCTCGGACTCAACCTCGCCCACGGCGGCCACCTCACCCACGGAATGAAGATCAACTTCTCCGGCCGCCTCTACTCGATCGTCCCCTACGGTCTCGATGCCGAGACCGGACGCGTCGACATGGCCGAGGTCGAACGCCTCGCTCACGAGCACCAGCCGAAGCTCATCGTCGCAGGCTGGTCGGCCTACACCCGGCAGCTCGACTTCGCCGAGTTCCGCCGCATCGCCGATTCCGTCGGTGCCTACCTCATGGTCGATATGGCCCACTTCGCCGGACTCGTCGCCGCCGGACTCCACCCCTCACCGGTCCCGCACGCCCACGTCGTGTCGTCGACGACGCACAAGACGCTCGGCGGTCCCCGAGGCGGCATCATCCTCACCAATGACGCGGACATCGCGAAGAAGATCAATTCCGCCGTCTTCCCCGGACAGCAGGGTGGGCCTCTCGAACACGTCATCGCCGGCAAGGCCGTGGCCTTCGGGCTCGCCGCCACCGACACCTTCGTCGACAAGCAGAAGCGGACCCTGGCCGGGGCGAGCGAACTCGCCCGCCGCCTGACCGAAGACGATGTCGCCGAACGCGGAATCTCCGTCCTCACCGGCGGCACCGACGTCCACCTCGTCCTCGTCGATCTGCGCAACTCGACCCTCGACGGAGCCCAGGCCGAAGATCTGCTCGCCCAGATCGGCATCACCGTCAACCGCAATGCCGTTCCCGACGACCCGCGACCGCCGATGGTCACCTCCGGTCTGCGGATCGGCACACCGGCGCTCGCCAGCCGTGGATTCGGCAGCGAAGCATTCGCCGAGGCGGCCGACATCATCGCGCAAGCGCTCAAGGCCGGCACGGACGAGAACGGCGCGAGCCCGGAGACCATCGCAGAACTGGGCGAACGCGTCACCCGACTGGCGAACGACCACCCCCTGTACCCCACCCTCACCGAGATCGGAGCACGCTGA
- a CDS encoding IclR family transcriptional regulator — protein MSRQSPDNPRRGASVIENTVAILRCFAPDRQELGVTEIAPRVGLHKSSVSRILASLEQEGIVEQAPSKRYRLGLGIIAIAGPLLADLDVRRAAYPILQALTRATSETSALMVWDGAEAVTVEQVPSPEPVKHTSSLGSRYRTEGSASVKVFRDAGDGPDRAGGPAYALNDAETSPHEVGIAAPVHDHRGEVVAAVLIAAPKFRTDATRIAELGEHCVQAAERVSLRLGGSGR, from the coding sequence ATGTCCCGACAATCGCCTGACAACCCACGCCGCGGTGCCTCGGTCATCGAAAACACCGTCGCCATCCTGCGCTGTTTCGCGCCGGACCGGCAGGAGCTCGGTGTCACCGAGATCGCACCGCGCGTGGGGCTGCACAAGAGTTCGGTGTCGCGGATTCTCGCCTCGCTCGAGCAGGAGGGGATCGTCGAACAGGCGCCGTCGAAGCGGTATCGGCTTGGGTTGGGCATCATTGCGATCGCCGGCCCCCTGCTGGCCGATCTCGATGTTCGCAGGGCAGCGTATCCCATCCTGCAGGCACTCACGCGGGCCACTTCCGAGACGAGTGCGCTGATGGTGTGGGACGGCGCCGAGGCGGTCACCGTCGAACAGGTTCCGAGTCCCGAGCCGGTCAAGCATACGTCCAGTCTGGGGTCGAGATATCGTACGGAGGGAAGTGCCTCGGTGAAGGTGTTCCGCGACGCCGGCGACGGCCCGGATCGCGCCGGCGGTCCCGCGTATGCACTCAACGATGCCGAAACCTCTCCGCACGAGGTCGGCATCGCCGCACCCGTGCACGACCATCGCGGTGAAGTGGTCGCGGCCGTCCTCATCGCCGCACCGAAGTTCCGCACCGATGCGACCCGCATCGCCGAGCTCGGCGAACACTGCGTTCAGGCGGCGGAGCGGGTCTCGCTGCGCCTCGGCGGTTCAGGGAGGTAG
- a CDS encoding sarcosine oxidase subunit delta, with translation MLLIHCPNCGPRDETEFHYGGQAHVPYPEDPHALTDKEWAEYLFYRENSRGAFAEMWSHSAGCRKWFNAVRDTATYDFAAIYPIGSPRPDTQGEVR, from the coding sequence ATGCTGCTCATCCACTGCCCGAACTGCGGGCCACGCGACGAAACCGAATTCCACTACGGGGGACAGGCGCACGTTCCCTACCCCGAAGACCCGCACGCCCTGACGGACAAAGAATGGGCCGAGTACCTCTTCTACCGTGAGAACAGCCGCGGTGCCTTCGCCGAGATGTGGAGCCACAGCGCCGGCTGCCGAAAGTGGTTCAACGCCGTCCGTGACACGGCCACCTACGACTTCGCGGCGATCTACCCGATCGGCTCGCCCCGTCCCGACACCCAAGGAGAGGTTCGATGA
- a CDS encoding MFS transporter, translating to MKSDLAPEDNDAVKSDASATAQPNIEQKRTLRRVVSASFVGNFVEWFDYGVYGYFATTIAIVFFPESEGNLALLSTFAVFAVSFVVRPIGGFIWGHIGDKIGRRSALSVSILIMSVSTFAIGLLPSFAVAGFLAPVLLLVVRLVQGFSAAGEYAGASAFLVEYAPPRRRGLYAAVVPASTATGLLLGSVLAAVLSSTLSDGQLESWGWRLPFFLAAPMGLIGRYIRTRLEDTPAFRELAQQDEVIKAPVFAMFRDHWRPLVISMCAVLLNAVGFYVVLTYMPTYLTTELGYGATESFVATTIALVTYIGFILLTGLASDRFGRKRMLIIASVTFIVLTVPAFMLLDAGSFTLVVLVEIGLGAMLTLNDGTLPSFLAEMFPTRIRYTGFAVSFNVSNALFGGTAPFMATLLIGLTNSHLAPGWYLMAAAAICLGAVICAKETFHKPLRDV from the coding sequence ATGAAGTCCGACCTCGCTCCAGAGGACAACGACGCTGTGAAATCAGATGCGTCGGCGACCGCGCAGCCGAATATCGAGCAGAAGCGGACGCTGCGGCGCGTCGTCTCCGCCAGTTTCGTCGGCAACTTCGTCGAATGGTTCGACTACGGCGTCTACGGGTATTTTGCGACGACCATTGCGATCGTCTTCTTCCCTGAGTCCGAAGGCAATCTCGCGCTTCTGTCCACCTTTGCGGTCTTCGCCGTCTCCTTCGTCGTCCGCCCCATCGGAGGCTTCATCTGGGGTCATATCGGAGACAAGATCGGACGACGTTCCGCACTGTCCGTCTCGATTCTCATCATGTCTGTCTCGACCTTTGCGATCGGTCTGCTGCCGAGCTTCGCGGTCGCCGGCTTCCTCGCTCCGGTGCTGCTGCTCGTCGTCCGCCTCGTCCAAGGATTCTCTGCGGCAGGCGAATATGCGGGGGCCTCGGCGTTCCTCGTCGAATACGCACCACCGCGGCGACGCGGACTGTACGCGGCAGTGGTTCCCGCCAGCACCGCCACCGGATTGCTATTGGGATCGGTGCTCGCCGCAGTCCTCTCGTCGACGCTGAGCGATGGACAGCTGGAGAGCTGGGGTTGGAGGCTCCCATTCTTCCTTGCCGCGCCCATGGGACTGATCGGCCGCTATATCCGAACCCGACTCGAGGACACGCCGGCATTCCGTGAACTCGCTCAGCAGGATGAAGTGATCAAAGCCCCGGTCTTCGCCATGTTCCGGGACCACTGGCGGCCCCTGGTCATCTCGATGTGCGCAGTGCTGCTCAACGCCGTCGGGTTCTATGTCGTCCTGACCTATATGCCCACCTATCTCACGACCGAGCTCGGCTATGGGGCTACTGAATCGTTCGTCGCCACCACCATCGCTCTCGTCACCTATATCGGTTTCATCCTGCTCACCGGTCTGGCCTCGGATCGGTTCGGTCGCAAGAGGATGCTCATCATCGCGTCAGTCACTTTCATCGTCCTCACGGTGCCGGCCTTCATGCTGCTGGACGCCGGCAGCTTCACGCTCGTCGTCCTCGTCGAGATCGGACTCGGAGCCATGCTCACCCTCAACGACGGCACTCTGCCGAGCTTCCTTGCCGAGATGTTCCCGACACGTATCCGGTACACCGGGTTTGCCGTGAGCTTCAACGTGTCGAACGCCCTGTTCGGCGGCACCGCACCTTTTATGGCCACTCTGCTCATCGGCCTGACCAATTCGCATCTTGCCCCCGGTTGGTACCTCATGGCTGCGGCCGCAATCTGTCTCGGTGCAGTCATCTGCGCCAAGGAGACCTTCCATAAGCCTCTGCGCGACGTCTGA
- a CDS encoding aminopeptidase P family protein — MTTFADNASVADLERLKVLHNGSKTPLTFSDGEMERRLTGLRAIMAEKELDAVVLTSYHNIKYYSDFLFTYFGRSYAMVVTADDTVTITANIDAGMPWRTSYGENIVYTDWRRDNYYYAIQEGLRQRGIGNPRRLGVEDDNLPLENRNRLQDAFPAVELVDISKESMRQRMIKSPEEIEVIKHSARIGDLGGEAIKAAITEGISEYELALIGTEAMTHEIARTFPDQEIRDTWVWFQSGINTDGAHNWATTRKIRKGDILSLNCFAMPTGYYTALERTLFYGEPNARSLELWNVNVEVHKRGIELIKPGAVCKDIAAELNEIYFEHGLFENRTFGYGHSFGVLSHYYGREAGLELREDIDTVIEPGMVISMEPMITIPEGQPGAGGYREHDIVVVGESGSEDITKFPFGAEHNIIPA, encoded by the coding sequence ATGACCACCTTTGCTGACAATGCCTCCGTCGCTGACCTCGAGCGGCTCAAGGTCCTCCACAACGGGTCCAAGACACCGCTGACCTTCTCCGATGGGGAGATGGAGCGGAGACTGACCGGACTGCGCGCCATTATGGCCGAGAAGGAGCTCGACGCAGTGGTCCTCACCTCTTATCACAACATCAAGTACTACTCGGACTTCCTCTTCACCTACTTCGGTCGCTCATATGCCATGGTCGTCACGGCCGACGACACGGTGACGATCACCGCGAATATCGATGCAGGCATGCCGTGGCGAACCAGCTACGGGGAGAACATCGTGTACACGGATTGGCGTCGTGACAACTACTACTACGCGATCCAGGAGGGCCTGCGTCAGCGCGGAATCGGAAACCCGCGCCGTCTCGGCGTCGAGGACGACAACCTGCCCCTCGAGAATCGCAACAGGCTCCAAGATGCCTTCCCTGCAGTGGAACTCGTCGACATCTCGAAGGAGTCGATGCGCCAGCGGATGATCAAGTCACCCGAGGAGATCGAGGTGATCAAACACAGCGCTCGAATCGGTGACCTCGGCGGTGAGGCGATCAAGGCCGCCATCACCGAAGGCATCAGCGAGTACGAACTCGCGCTCATCGGCACTGAGGCGATGACTCATGAGATCGCTAGGACGTTCCCTGACCAGGAGATCCGTGATACCTGGGTGTGGTTCCAATCGGGTATCAACACCGATGGCGCGCACAATTGGGCGACGACCCGCAAGATCCGAAAAGGTGACATCCTCAGCCTCAACTGCTTCGCCATGCCGACCGGCTATTACACCGCGCTGGAGCGCACACTCTTCTACGGAGAGCCCAACGCTCGGTCGCTCGAGCTGTGGAACGTCAACGTCGAAGTGCACAAGCGCGGAATCGAACTCATCAAGCCCGGAGCTGTGTGCAAGGACATCGCCGCCGAACTCAATGAGATCTACTTCGAGCACGGACTCTTCGAAAACCGCACCTTCGGGTACGGACACTCATTCGGAGTGCTCAGCCACTACTATGGGCGTGAGGCCGGGCTTGAACTGAGAGAAGACATCGACACCGTCATCGAGCCGGGAATGGTCATCTCCATGGAGCCGATGATCACCATTCCCGAGGGGCAGCCGGGTGCCGGCGGTTACCGCGAACATGACATCGTCGTCGTCGGGGAGAGCGGCTCCGAGGACATCACGAAGTTCCCGTTCGGGGCCGAACACAACATCATTCCGGCCTGA
- a CDS encoding GntR family transcriptional regulator produces the protein MSTSADATSPTTSLANHAYEILRHRLIMLDIAPGDPINEAALSAELEVGRTPIREALKRLERDHLVVSYPRRGTFATNVDLTDLSTISEMREALEPIAARRAARNLTTERRADFTAAIADLRALESTDEQRTLMERDLDVHRLIYSSVDNPHLSETLIRLDDLATRIWCLVIPGIPDLVTHIREHIDLLEAILDGDEETVAARAAEHVREFDKTVRTTLR, from the coding sequence ATGAGCACATCCGCCGACGCGACGTCACCGACGACGTCCTTGGCGAATCACGCCTATGAGATCCTGCGGCACCGGCTCATCATGCTCGACATCGCTCCGGGCGATCCGATCAACGAGGCGGCCCTCAGTGCCGAGCTCGAGGTCGGCCGCACGCCGATCCGCGAGGCCCTCAAGCGACTCGAACGCGATCATCTTGTAGTGTCCTATCCGCGGCGCGGCACCTTCGCCACCAACGTCGACCTCACCGATCTGTCGACGATCTCCGAGATGCGCGAAGCACTCGAGCCCATCGCCGCCAGGCGTGCGGCTCGCAACCTCACCACGGAGCGTCGCGCGGATTTCACGGCCGCGATCGCCGACCTCAGGGCACTCGAATCGACCGACGAGCAGCGCACGCTGATGGAACGCGACCTCGACGTCCACCGCCTCATCTACAGCTCGGTGGACAATCCGCACCTGTCGGAGACGCTGATCCGCCTCGATGATCTGGCTACCCGCATCTGGTGCCTCGTCATCCCGGGGATCCCGGATCTCGTCACTCACATCCGGGAGCACATCGATCTGCTCGAGGCCATCCTCGACGGCGACGAGGAGACTGTCGCCGCCCGCGCCGCCGAGCACGTCCGCGAATTCGACAAGACCGTCCGCACCACCCTGCGCTGA
- a CDS encoding sarcosine oxidase subunit beta family protein, which produces MADQLPEHPDFLWRNPEPKKSYEAVIVGGGGHGLATAYYLAKNHGMTNIAILERGWLAGGNMARNTTIIRSNYLWDESAAIYEKSLKLWEQLPEELDYDFLFSQRGVLNLAHTLQDVRESQRRVNANKLNGVDAEWLDPQQVKEVCPIINIGDDLRYPVMGGTYQPRAGIAKHDHVAWAFARKADEMGVDIIQNCEVTGIERIGDQVVGVQTNRGPIATEKVALAVAGDSSVLADMAGIRLPIQTHPLQALVSELFEPVHPTVVMSNHVHVYVSQAHKGELVMGAGVDSYNGYGQRGGFHVIEEQLAAAVELFPIFARAHVLRTWGGNVDVTLDASPIVSKTEVQGLYANCGWGTGGFKGTPAAGFTYAHTIANDEPHPLNAPFALDRFETGHLIDEHGAAAVAH; this is translated from the coding sequence ATGGCTGACCAGCTTCCCGAACACCCCGACTTCCTGTGGCGCAATCCGGAGCCGAAGAAGTCCTATGAAGCCGTCATCGTCGGCGGCGGCGGACACGGCCTGGCCACCGCCTACTATCTGGCGAAGAACCACGGAATGACGAACATCGCCATTCTCGAGAGGGGTTGGCTCGCCGGGGGCAACATGGCCCGCAACACGACGATCATCCGGTCGAACTACCTGTGGGACGAATCCGCCGCGATCTACGAGAAGTCCCTCAAGCTCTGGGAGCAGCTGCCCGAAGAGCTCGACTACGACTTCCTCTTCTCCCAGCGCGGCGTGCTCAACCTCGCCCACACCCTCCAGGACGTCCGCGAATCCCAGCGCCGGGTGAATGCGAACAAGCTCAACGGCGTCGACGCCGAATGGCTGGACCCCCAGCAGGTGAAGGAAGTCTGCCCGATCATCAACATCGGCGACGACCTCCGCTACCCCGTGATGGGCGGCACCTATCAGCCGCGCGCCGGCATCGCCAAGCACGATCACGTCGCCTGGGCCTTCGCCCGCAAGGCCGACGAGATGGGTGTCGACATCATCCAGAACTGCGAGGTCACCGGCATCGAACGCATCGGCGATCAGGTCGTGGGCGTGCAGACGAACCGCGGACCCATCGCCACCGAGAAAGTCGCGTTGGCCGTGGCCGGGGACTCCTCGGTGCTCGCCGACATGGCCGGGATCCGCCTGCCGATCCAGACCCACCCGCTGCAGGCACTGGTCTCCGAACTCTTCGAACCGGTGCACCCGACCGTGGTCATGTCCAACCACGTCCACGTCTACGTCTCCCAAGCGCACAAGGGCGAACTCGTCATGGGCGCCGGCGTCGACTCCTACAACGGATACGGTCAACGAGGCGGCTTCCACGTCATCGAGGAGCAGCTGGCCGCCGCGGTCGAGCTGTTCCCGATCTTCGCCCGCGCCCATGTGCTGCGCACCTGGGGCGGCAACGTCGACGTCACCCTCGACGCCTCACCGATCGTGTCGAAGACGGAAGTCCAAGGACTCTACGCCAACTGCGGCTGGGGCACCGGCGGCTTCAAGGGCACCCCGGCGGCGGGCTTCACCTACGCCCACACCATCGCGAACGACGAACCTCACCCGCTCAACGCCCCATTCGCCCTCGACCGCTTCGAAACCGGTCACCTCATCGACGAACACGGCGCCGCAGCCGTGGCCCACTGA
- a CDS encoding 2Fe-2S iron-sulfur cluster-binding protein has protein sequence MTNTTRLHSASRLSSATGIDTARPIDFTVDGQSYSGFAGDTIASALIAAGRIDCGNSTYLGRARGILGAGVEESNALVRVHSRYSGDVSESMLPATRVAIAEGLEADYLAGLGILDPGQDELTYEHKHVHTDVLIVGAGPAGLAAAREAGKSGARTLLLDDQSLPGGSLLAAGPATAETIDGVDALAWVESTVAGFAEHEELTYVKNTTVFGSYDSNYFVALEDRTDAVAAAGGRGVRQKVWHIRAGQVVLATGAHDRPIVFADNDRPGIMLASAVRTYLGRFGVAAGDQVAVATTNDSAYDLVTDLHAAGITVPAVIDSRTSASAIAESVTAATGARLILGSAVTGTAGEGPAGRVSAITVAGLDDDGVAAENGESIPVDLLAVSGGHSPVIHLHGQRKGTIHWNVDIAAFVPTTPVRDQFTVGAVTGDYSLEAALRQGAEAGNQAANRTGFPAALAAPAASAMAYAPARPLWLVTSAQDDHANLSTHFIDFQRDQTVADVQRAMGAGMRSVEHIKRYTSISTANDQGKTSAVNAIGAIASVLGESDDLGQVGHTTFRAPFAPVPFAALAGRRKGELFDPARVTSIHPWHVAHGAEFEDVGQWKRPWYYPKPGEDMEAAVLREGKAVRESVGFQDASTLGKIEIRGKDAGEFLGQIYTNGFKKLKVGKGRYGLMCKPDGMIFDDGVTLRVAEDRYYMTTTTGGAATVLEWLEEWHQTEWPDLDVVFTSVTEQWSTVAVAGPRSRDVIAKLAPNLDVSNEAFEFMGFRETTLENGTPARICRISFSGELAFEINVDTFYGLAVWEAVAEAGAEFDITPYGTEVMHVLRAEKGFIIVGQDTDGTVTPQDAGMEWIVSKVKDFIGKRSYSRVDTAREDRKHLVGVLPVDGTTRLAEGAQLIAAGTPVTPEDGPVPMIGHVTSSYISPSLDRPFGLALVENGRNREGEIVKTPFGDTLVDVEITSPVFYDPEGNRRDG, from the coding sequence ATGACGAACACCACCCGTCTGCACTCCGCGTCTCGACTGTCCTCTGCCACCGGCATCGACACCGCCCGCCCGATCGATTTCACCGTCGACGGACAGTCCTACTCGGGCTTCGCCGGTGACACGATCGCCAGTGCGCTCATCGCCGCGGGCCGCATCGACTGCGGCAACTCGACCTACCTGGGACGTGCTCGCGGCATCCTCGGCGCCGGCGTCGAGGAGTCCAATGCGCTCGTCCGCGTGCATTCCCGGTACTCCGGAGACGTCTCCGAATCGATGCTGCCCGCCACCCGTGTCGCCATCGCCGAAGGACTCGAGGCCGACTACCTCGCCGGACTCGGCATCCTCGACCCCGGCCAGGACGAACTGACCTACGAACACAAGCACGTGCACACCGACGTCCTCATCGTCGGCGCGGGCCCCGCCGGACTCGCCGCGGCCAGGGAAGCAGGCAAGTCCGGTGCGCGCACCCTGCTGCTCGACGACCAGTCCCTGCCCGGCGGCTCGCTGCTCGCGGCGGGACCGGCCACGGCCGAAACGATCGACGGCGTCGACGCCCTCGCCTGGGTCGAGTCCACCGTCGCCGGGTTCGCCGAGCACGAAGAGCTCACGTACGTGAAGAACACGACCGTCTTCGGCAGCTACGACTCGAACTACTTCGTCGCCCTCGAAGACCGCACCGACGCCGTCGCCGCTGCTGGTGGCCGCGGAGTGCGCCAGAAGGTCTGGCATATCCGCGCCGGTCAGGTCGTGCTCGCCACCGGCGCCCACGACCGTCCGATCGTCTTCGCGGACAACGACCGACCCGGCATCATGCTCGCCTCGGCCGTGCGCACCTATCTCGGCCGCTTTGGTGTGGCCGCCGGTGACCAGGTGGCGGTGGCGACGACGAACGACTCCGCCTATGACCTCGTCACCGACCTCCATGCGGCAGGCATCACCGTCCCCGCGGTCATCGACTCCCGCACCTCAGCCTCGGCGATCGCTGAATCCGTCACCGCAGCCACGGGCGCTCGGCTCATCCTCGGCTCTGCCGTCACCGGCACCGCCGGTGAAGGCCCAGCCGGACGGGTCAGCGCCATCACTGTCGCCGGACTCGATGACGACGGCGTCGCAGCTGAGAACGGTGAGAGCATTCCCGTCGACCTGCTCGCGGTCTCCGGCGGACATTCGCCGGTCATCCACCTGCACGGTCAGCGCAAGGGCACAATCCACTGGAACGTCGACATCGCGGCCTTCGTGCCGACGACGCCCGTGCGCGATCAGTTCACGGTCGGAGCAGTGACCGGGGACTACTCGCTCGAAGCGGCTCTGCGGCAGGGCGCCGAGGCGGGGAACCAAGCGGCGAACCGCACCGGCTTCCCGGCCGCGCTCGCCGCCCCCGCGGCCTCGGCGATGGCCTATGCTCCGGCCCGTCCACTGTGGCTGGTCACCTCGGCGCAGGACGACCACGCGAACCTGAGCACGCACTTCATCGACTTCCAGCGCGACCAGACCGTCGCCGATGTGCAGCGGGCGATGGGCGCGGGCATGCGCTCGGTCGAGCACATCAAGCGCTACACCTCGATCTCGACGGCGAACGATCAGGGCAAGACCTCAGCGGTCAACGCGATCGGCGCGATCGCCTCGGTGCTGGGGGAGTCCGATGACCTCGGCCAGGTCGGGCACACGACCTTCCGCGCCCCCTTCGCCCCGGTGCCCTTCGCGGCACTGGCCGGACGGCGCAAGGGCGAACTCTTCGACCCGGCCAGGGTCACCTCGATCCACCCCTGGCACGTCGCCCACGGCGCCGAGTTCGAAGACGTCGGGCAGTGGAAACGGCCCTGGTACTACCCGAAGCCGGGGGAGGACATGGAGGCCGCGGTGCTGCGCGAGGGCAAGGCCGTGCGCGAATCCGTCGGATTCCAGGACGCCTCGACGCTCGGCAAGATCGAGATCCGCGGGAAGGACGCCGGAGAGTTCCTCGGCCAGATCTACACGAACGGCTTCAAGAAGCTCAAGGTCGGAAAGGGACGCTACGGGCTGATGTGCAAGCCCGACGGCATGATCTTCGACGACGGCGTGACCCTGCGCGTGGCCGAGGACCGCTACTACATGACGACGACCACCGGCGGGGCTGCGACCGTCCTCGAATGGCTCGAGGAATGGCACCAGACCGAATGGCCCGACCTCGACGTCGTCTTCACCTCGGTGACCGAACAGTGGTCGACCGTCGCCGTGGCCGGACCCCGGTCCCGCGATGTCATCGCCAAGCTCGCTCCGAACCTCGACGTGTCGAACGAGGCCTTCGAGTTCATGGGCTTCCGCGAGACCACCCTGGAAAACGGCACTCCCGCCCGCATCTGCCGGATCTCGTTCTCCGGCGAGCTCGCCTTCGAGATCAACGTCGACACGTTCTACGGGCTGGCCGTCTGGGAAGCCGTCGCCGAGGCGGGCGCCGAGTTCGACATCACCCCCTACGGCACCGAGGTCATGCACGTGCTGCGCGCCGAGAAGGGCTTCATCATCGTCGGGCAGGACACCGACGGCACCGTGACCCCGCAGGACGCGGGCATGGAGTGGATCGTCTCGAAGGTCAAGGACTTCATCGGCAAACGCTCCTACTCTCGCGTCGATACGGCCCGGGAGGATCGCAAGCACCTCGTGGGCGTGCTCCCGGTTGACGGGACCACGCGTCTGGCCGAAGGCGCCCAGCTCATTGCGGCGGGCACGCCCGTCACCCCGGAGGACGGACCGGTGCCGATGATCGGACACGTCACCTCGTCCTATATCTCGCCGAGCCTCGACCGGCCGTTCGGTCTCGCACTCGTCGAGAACGGCCGCAACCGCGAAGGAGAGATCGTCAAGACTCCCTTCGGCGACACCCTCGTCGACGTCGAGATCACCTCGCCCGTCTTCTACGATCCGGAAGGAAACCGCCGCGATGGCTGA